From Campylobacter pinnipediorum subsp. caledonicus:
CAAAATCACTGCTTTTAATTCCTAAAAAACCATCCCTCACACATCCACCTACTAGGTAGGCTCTTTTTGTGTAAGGTGATAGTATATCTTTTATCTCTTTTAATTGTTTATTTTGTAATATTTTGAAGTCTATTTTCAACATTTGCAAGTGTAAATTCAAGAAATTTTAGTGTCAGTTCCAGTCTATTTTCTAAGTTTTGTTGAGAGGTTTCGTTTAGACCCTCAAATAAAACTTCTATTCGCTCTTTTAGATTGTTTAAAAATATCTCTTCACTTGGTAGTATTTTTTCTATTTCTTCCTCTATATCCGATTTTTCAATAACTTCTTCTTTTGTAGGCGTTGTTTGTATCTCTTCTGTTGTTTTTATCTGAAAAACAGGTTTTTTTTCTTCTAATGCTTGTATATTTTCAAGTTCAGCATTTACCTCATCTATTGCCATTTTTGCTATATCATCAAGTTTCATAATTTTATAAGCCACCTTTTAAATTCATTTATTTCCTCAGGGGTACTCATATCAACAAAAAAATCTTTCATTTGTTCATTTTTTATCTTTATACTTCTTCTTATACCGCTAAGTCTTCTTACTGCACTTATTGCTTCTTTATTATTTGGATCTGCTTTTAGTATATTTTTATATACTTCTAAAGCATCATCTTTAAGACCTTGTGATTCATATATTAATGCTTTTGTAATTGTATTTAACATCAAATAAGTCCTGCTACAATACTTCCTATTTCATCTGTTGTGCAAATTTCTTTCGCATCAAAAGCCGAAATATCTTTTGTTCTATATCCTTGTGATAAAGCCTTTTTTACAGCTTCATCTATAGCCAAAGAGGCTTCTTTTTCATTTAAAGCATATCTTAACATCATTGAAGCGCTTAAAATAGTAGCTATTGGGTTTGCTATACCTTGACCAGCTATATCAGGTACAGACCCATGCATAGGTTCATAAATTCCAACCTTGCTCCCTATACTGGCACTAGGTAAAAGCCCCATAGATCCACACATCATACTTGCCTCATTGCTTAAAATATCTCCAAAAAGATTTTCTGTTAAAATTACATCAAACTGCTTTGGATTTTTAATAAGTTGCATAGTTGCATCATCTATATACATAAAACTAAGTTCTATCTCCGGATAGTCTTTTGAAACTTCAGACACAACCTCTCTCCAAAGTTTTGATGTTTCAAGGATATTTGCCTTATCTACCATGCAAACTTTTTTATTTCTTTTTACAGCAGCTTCAAATGCAACTTTTGAAATTCTTTGTATTTCTGCTTTGGAATATACCATTGTATTAAATGCGCTATCTTCTTTTTTCTCTCTCGGTTGTCCAAAATATATACCACCAGTCAATTCACGAACAACTAAGATATCAACACCTTTTATAACATCAGCTTTTAGGGTGCTTTTTTCTATAAGCTCATCAAAGATAATAGCAGGTCTTAAATTTGCAAAAGTTTCAAGACTTTTTCTGAGTTTTAGAAGTCCGCTTTCAGGATGTTTATCTTTAGGAAGATTGTCCCATTTTTCACCACCAATAGCGCCAAACAAAACAGCATCGGCACTTAATGCGCTATTTATAGTTTCATCTGGTAATGGCTCTCCAAAAACTTCATAAGCACATCCGCCCATAAGTTTGTGATCATATTCTAATTCAAATCCAAATTTTACAGAAGCAACATCTAAAACCTTTATAGCCTCATCAACTATCTCAGGCCCTATGCCATCACCTTTTATAACACAAATTTTATATTTTTTCATATATGTTACCCTTATTTTATACTACAAAAAAACTTTTTACTAAACTTTTGTATAAACTTAAGCTCATCTTATCTTTGTTAATCCAACTGTTGGTATCTATTTGCAAAAAACAACTTTTGTTTTAATTGTTAATAAATTTATATTAAGGCTAATGTTTTTGAATTTCCAAACTTTACCAGTCATAATTTACAACCTTAAATTATTTATTATATTTTATCAAAACTAAAATTTTAAATCAATTTTGTTTAAAAAAATTATCAACAGCTTGACATATTGTATGTATCACAAAAATATGCATCTCTTGAATTCTTGGAGTATCTGATGAAGGAGCTATGAAATTTATATCACATATATTATTCATTTTACCACCATCTTTACCACTTAAGCCTATTGTTTTAGCGCCAATCTCTTTGGCTTTTAAAAAAGCATTGATTACATTAGTGCTATTTCCACTTGTTGAAATTCCAATCAAAACGTCATCTTTGTTTGCTAGCCCTTCAACTTGACGAGAAAAAACGATATCATATCCATAGTCGTTTCCTATCGCTGTTAAAGCAGAGGTATCTGTCGTGATAGCAATAGCTGGTAGTGCCTTTCTTTCTGTTTTATATCTTCCGATTAGTTCAGCTGCAAAGTGTTGCGCATCAGCTGCACTACCACCATTTCCACATATTAAAATTTTATTTCCATTGCTTAACGCTTGTGTTATTGTTTTTGATATTTTTTCTATATCATCTGTCAAATTTTGCATTCTTTTTGCAACATCTATATGTGATTGCAACTCATTTTTTATCATATCTTGCATTATTTTTTTATCCTATTTATTATATTTGTTGTGCTTTTATTTGGCACAAACTCAACCAATCTTACATCTTTGACTATATCGCTACCAACTACATCTTTATCTTTATAATCAGCACCTTTTACAAGTATGTCTGGTTTTAGTTTTTTTATAAGTTCATAAGGTGTGTCTTCATCAAAGATAATAACATAATCAACAAAACCAAGCGAGCTTAGCATGCTGGCTCTATCATCTTGATTGTTTATAGGGCGAGTTTGCCCTTTTAGTCTTTTTACTGAATCATCGGAGTTTAGGCCAACTACTAAAATATCTCCAAAATCTCTAGCTTTTGATAGGTATTTTGTATGCCCAACATGTAAAATATCAAAGCAACCATTTGTAAAAACAAGTTTCTTATTGCCTTTTTTTGACAAAATTACAAGTGCTTCATCAATGCTTTTTATCTTATGCTCAAAATCAGCATTAGCTCTACTTCTTAAAAGCTCTTCCATCTCACTAAAAGTAGCTGTCGCGCTTCCTATCTTTCCTACTACAACAGCAGCTGCCAAGTTTGCTGTTTTTATAGCATCTTTTATATCGTAATTGCTTGCAAGCATAAATCCAAGTGTGGCAAGTACTGTATCGCCAGCACCGGTAACATCAAACACCTCTTTACTCTCGGCTTCAAATATTTCTAAGTCTTCATTAAAAAGTGCTATGCCTTCTTCTGATAGTGTTATGATTGAATATCTTAGTGAAATTTCATCTTTAAGTTTTTTTATAGCTTTTATTAGGCTATCTTTGTCTTTTATATTTATATTTGTTGCTTGAGAAGCCTCTTTTTTGTTTGGCGTTAGAAGTGTTGCATTTTTGTATTTTGTATAGTCATCTCCTTTTGGATCAATTAATACATATTTATTATGCTTATTGCACTCTTTTATTATACTTTGACATACATTATCTGTTAAAACACCTTTTGCATAATCACTAAGCAATACAAGATCAAAATTGCCAAGATTTTTTGTTACCATAGAGACAAAATCATCTTGCATATTTATATCGCCGATACTCTCTTTATCTATTCTAACAACTTGTTGATGAGATGCCATAACTCTACTTTTTATAGAGCTTTCACGACCTTTTTCTTTTATAATAAGGCTTGTATCGGCACCAACTTGTCTTAAAATTTCTATTATTTTTTCTCCTGTACTGTCTTCTCCAATAACACTTGCTACATTTACTTTTGCTCCAAGAGATATTAGATTTTCTACAACATTTCCAGCACCACCAAGCTTATATGTTTCGTTTGTTGTTTTTACAACTTGAACCGGTGCTTCTGGAGAAATTCTATCACACTGACCCCATATATAATGATCAAGCATCAAATCACCAACTACTAAAATTTTAACATCTTTATGCATTGATTTCTTCTTTATGTATTCTTATTATTTCTGGTAGATAGTCTTTAATTCCGTCTTCTAAGCTCCATTCGCTTTTGTATCCAAGCTCTTTCTCGCTAGACTCAATATCAGCTTGTGTATGAAACTGATATGAGCCTAAAAATGGATTTTTTATATAGGTATTTCCTAGATTCGTGCCAAGTTCTTTTTGCAATATATCTGCTATATCTTGAAAGCTTCTTGCTATTCCAGTTGCTGCATTGTATGTGCCACTTTTTGCATTTATGGCTTTTATATTTGCTCCAATTATA
This genomic window contains:
- a CDS encoding tetratricopeptide repeat protein — encoded protein: MLNTITKALIYESQGLKDDALEVYKNILKADPNNKEAISAVRRLSGIRRSIKIKNEQMKDFFVDMSTPEEINEFKRWLIKL
- the leuB gene encoding 3-isopropylmalate dehydrogenase: MKKYKICVIKGDGIGPEIVDEAIKVLDVASVKFGFELEYDHKLMGGCAYEVFGEPLPDETINSALSADAVLFGAIGGEKWDNLPKDKHPESGLLKLRKSLETFANLRPAIIFDELIEKSTLKADVIKGVDILVVRELTGGIYFGQPREKKEDSAFNTMVYSKAEIQRISKVAFEAAVKRNKKVCMVDKANILETSKLWREVVSEVSKDYPEIELSFMYIDDATMQLIKNPKQFDVILTENLFGDILSNEASMMCGSMGLLPSASIGSKVGIYEPMHGSVPDIAGQGIANPIATILSASMMLRYALNEKEASLAIDEAVKKALSQGYRTKDISAFDAKEICTTDEIGSIVAGLI
- the gmhA gene encoding D-sedoheptulose 7-phosphate isomerase, whose amino-acid sequence is MQDMIKNELQSHIDVAKRMQNLTDDIEKISKTITQALSNGNKILICGNGGSAADAQHFAAELIGRYKTERKALPAIAITTDTSALTAIGNDYGYDIVFSRQVEGLANKDDVLIGISTSGNSTNVINAFLKAKEIGAKTIGLSGKDGGKMNNICDINFIAPSSDTPRIQEMHIFVIHTICQAVDNFFKQN
- the rfaE1 gene encoding D-glycero-beta-D-manno-heptose-7-phosphate kinase; protein product: MHKDVKILVVGDLMLDHYIWGQCDRISPEAPVQVVKTTNETYKLGGAGNVVENLISLGAKVNVASVIGEDSTGEKIIEILRQVGADTSLIIKEKGRESSIKSRVMASHQQVVRIDKESIGDINMQDDFVSMVTKNLGNFDLVLLSDYAKGVLTDNVCQSIIKECNKHNKYVLIDPKGDDYTKYKNATLLTPNKKEASQATNINIKDKDSLIKAIKKLKDEISLRYSIITLSEEGIALFNEDLEIFEAESKEVFDVTGAGDTVLATLGFMLASNYDIKDAIKTANLAAAVVVGKIGSATATFSEMEELLRSRANADFEHKIKSIDEALVILSKKGNKKLVFTNGCFDILHVGHTKYLSKARDFGDILVVGLNSDDSVKRLKGQTRPINNQDDRASMLSSLGFVDYVIIFDEDTPYELIKKLKPDILVKGADYKDKDVVGSDIVKDVRLVEFVPNKSTTNIINRIKK